CCCTTATGAGGGTGAGGACCCTTGCAAGGTCCCTTCTGGTATTCCTTATCTGCATGGGGTTGGGAAGCCCCTCTATCTTTTTTTTGAACCTCAGTCTGAGAAGCTCTTTTCTGAGCTCCTCTTCTTTTTTCAGGAGGTCCTGAAGGCTTAGTTTCCTGAGCTCTTCCACCTTCATCACTTTATACCTCCAGCCCTTACAAGTCTTGTCTTTATAGGAAGCTTTGCATCCACAAGTCTGTGAGCTTCCTCCGCAACCTCTTCCGGAACTCCAGAAAATTCATACAGTATCCTCCCCGGTCTTACAACGGCCACAAAACCTTCAGGGTCACCCTTTCCACCACCCATACGAACCTCATTGGGTTTTTTGGTGTAGGGTTTGTCCGGGAATACCTGTATCCATACCTTTGCACCCTTTCTTAGAGCCCTCACGAGAGCTATCCTTCCAGCCTCTATCTGCCTCTGGGTGAGCCAGCAGGACTCAAGGGCCTGTATTCCATACTCACCAAAAGAGACCCTGTTGCCTCTCAGGGCCTTTCCTTTCAGCGTTCCTCTCTGTGTTTTTCTAAACTTTGTCTTCTTTGGAGCAAGAAAAGACATGTTTAAACCTCCTTCTCAGCCTTTTTCAGGTCCTCTTCTATCTTCTTTACTATTTCCTCTTTACCGCCCTTAAGCACATCTCCCTTGTATATCCACACCTTTATTCCAAGCACGCCATACTTTGTCTGAGCTACCGCATATCCGTAATCTATGTCTGCTCTGAGGGTCTGAAGGGGCATCCTTCCCACAAGGAACCATTCAGCCCTCGCCAGCTCAGCACCCCCAATACGACCTTTAACCTGTACCTTGACACCCTTTGCCCCAGCCTTGAAGGCGTTGTCTATTGCCCTCTTCATAGCCCTTCTGTGAGACACCCTTCTTTCTATCTGAAGTGCAATCTCTTCCGCCACAAGCTGGGCATCTAGCTCTGGCACCCGGACTTCATCCACCGTTATAACCACATCCTTACCCCTTGTTATATACTCTATGTCTTTTTTGAGCTGTTCTACCTCTGCCCCTTTCCTTCCTATTATGATACCTGGCCTTGAGGCGAGGACTCTCACCTTTACCTTGTCTGCCATCCTTTCCACAACCACCTTGGATATGCCGGCAGAGGCATATCTCTTCTTTATGTATTCCTTTATCCTTATGTCCTCATGTAGCAGCTGTGTGTAATCCCTTTTGCCTGCAAACCATTTGGAGTTCCAGTCCCTTATAACTCCCACTCTGAAGCCTATGGGATGAGTTTTTTGACCCATTATTCTTCCTCCTTTTCCTGAAGCACAAGGGTTATGTGAGAGGTTCTCTTTCTGAGCATGGTTGCCCTTCCATGAGCCCTTGGCATCCACTTTTTATACATGGGGCCCTCATCGGCAACCGCCTTTTGAATGTAAAGCTTTTCAAGGTCCATACCCTTCTGCTCAGCATTGGCCAGAGCACTCTTGAGAATTCCTTCCACTATCCTTGCAGACTTTTTTGGTATGAACCTGAGCTGATACAGAGCTTCTCCTGCCTTCATACCCTGAATGATTCTGAGCACCTGCCTCGCCTTTGTGGGTGAAACCCTGGCATACCTCAAAACTGCCCTTGCTTCCATCTTTTCACCTCACTTCTTCTTTGTAGCCTTTGCAGACTTTTCTGGATGGCCCTTAAAAGTTCTTGTGGGTGCAAACTCACCCAGCTTATGTCCCACCATATCAGAGGTTATGTAAACGGGCACAAAGGTCTTCCCATTGTGAACTGCTATGGTGTGTCCCACAAACTCAGGTATTATGGTGGTATCCCTGCTGTAGGTCTTTATAACTTTCCTGTCACCCGTCTGGTTCATCTTCCTTATTCTTGCCCAGAGCTTTGGGTCAACCCATGCCTTTTTGTTAACAAGCCTTCTGTATTCATTCCAGACCTGCTGATACTTTTCGAGGGCCTTCTGGTAAAGCTCGGGAGTGTGCTGAACAGCTCTCACCTTTTTGTATATCCTCTGGGTCTTCTTGTGGAGCTTGAGAAAGCTCTCAAGGTCCTCAATGAGCCTGTTCCTCTTGTTCCATGCACCCTTAAAACCCATTATTTCACACCTCCTCTGAGAGGCTTGCCCTTTCTTGAGACCAGTATGAAGTTGTCAGAATACTTCTTACCTCTTCTTGTCTTGTAGCCCTTTGTCTTCCAGCCCCAAGGTGATTCGGGGTGTTTACCCTTCGTTTTTCCTTCACCACCACCATGAGGATGGTCCACCGGGTTGGTGGCAGTTCCCCTCACTTTTGGCCTCCAGCCCAGCCATCTGTATCTTCCAGCCTTTCCGTATTTTACGAGCTCATGCTCCGCAAGACCTACCACACCAACGGTGGCCATGCATCTCTGATGAACAAGCCTTATCTCGCCAGAGGGCATTCTGAGCTGCACATAGTCCCCCACCTTACCCAGTATCTGGGCAGACATGCCGGCAGACCTTGCTATCTGACCACCCTTTCCGGGATGGAGCTCCACATTGTGAACAACCGTTCCCACAGGCATATACTTGAGAGGGAGTGCGTTGCCCACCTTTATCTCTGGAAGCTCCTTTCCGGCTTCCGCATCCTCGTAAGATATGGACAGGACGCTGTCGCCTACCCTGAGACCCTCAGGCCAGAGAATGTATCTCTTTTCACCGTCCGCATACTGGAGCAAGGCTATGCGTGCAGACCTGTTGGGATCGTATTCTATGGCAACCACCTTTGCAGGAACAAGGCTTTTATCCCTCTTGAAGTCGATGAGCCTGTATCTCCTCTTGTTGCCACCTCCCCTGCCCCTTGAAGTTATCTTGCCCTGCTGACGGGACCTTCCCTTAGCCCTGTGCCAGTGGACTATAAGGGACTTTTCCGGCTCTGATTTTGTGACCTCAGAAAAGTCGTAAAGAACCGCATGTCTCTGTCCATTGGTAACAGGTTTTAACTTCCTTACACCCATTTTTACACTCCTGTCAGGTCTATTTCCTTATCAGGCGGTATGGTAACTATGGCCTTCTTATAAGCCCTTGTATAACCATACCTCCTGAACTTTCCTATGACTCTTTTCTTCCTTGGCTTTACTATTATGGTGTTTACCTTAACAACTTTTACCCCAAAGAGCTTTTCTATGGCATGCCTTATTTCGTGCTTTGTGGCATCCATAGCCACTTCAAAGGTGTATTTTTTGTGGTCTTCCATGAGTCTGTTGCTTTTCTCCGTTATTATGGGTCTTATGATGACTTCCTCTGGCCTTTTCATGATGCCAACCTCTCATAAATCTTTTCCAGGGACTGAGCGGTAAGCAAAAGCTTGTCCGCCCAGAGCATGTCGTAAACATTCAGACCCTCAACGGGCAGAACCCTCACATAGGGCAGGTTTCTGAAGGATTTGTAAGCAACTTCCTCCTTCTGTGGCAGCACCACCAGCACCTTTTCTCCATCTATGCCGAGCTTTTTCAGAAGCTCTACCGCCTTTTTAGTCCTTGGCACATCTCCGAGGTCAAGGCTATCCACCACCAGCAGGTTGTTCTCCTTTGCCTTCAGACTGAGAGCCATTTTGAGCCCCAGTCTTCTCACCTTTTTGGGAAGAGCGTAGTAGTAATCTCTGGGCTTTGGTCCGTGGGCCACACCACCACCAACGAATATGTTTGCACCCCTGTCTCCGTGCCTCGCATTACCTGTGCCCTTCTGGGGAAGAAGTTTCCTCCCGCTGTAGGCCACTTCACCCCTTGTCTTCGTGCTGTGTGTTCCCTGTCTTCTGCTGGCAAGTTGCCACTTTACCACTTCCCACAGCACATGCCTGTTAACTTCCACACCAAAGACTTCAGGCTTTAGCTCCATCTGAAGCACCTTCATGAGACCTCTCCTTTCACAAGGCTTTCCGTCATACCCTTTATCCTGTTAAGCTTGAGCCTCTGAGACCTTCTGTTTGCTATGGTGCTTTTCTCCACAAAGACCACTCCTCCATTGGGTCCGGGCACCGAACCCTTTACCACAAGAGCGTTGTGCTCAGGCAGAACATCAAGCACCAGCAGGGACTGCACCCTTATGGGCTCGTTGCCCCAGTGTCCAGCCATCCTCTTACTCTTCCACACCCTACCAGGGTCTGACCTGTTTCCTATGGAACCAACTGCCCTGTGATATCTGTGTCCATGGGATTTGGGAAAACCGCCAAAGTCCCATCTTTTCATGGTGCCGGCAAAGCCTCTTCCTTTGCTCCTGCCAACCACATCCACAAGGTCCCCAGGTTGAAATACTTCCTCCACTCTTAACTCCTGACCCACCTGGTATTCTCCAACAGATTCAACCCTGAATTCTTTCAGTCTTCTCAGGATTTTGCCAGCCTTTTTGAGGTGTCCCAGCTCTGGCTTTGTAAGATGCTTTTCACCATCCTCAAAGGCACCCACCTGAAGGGCGCTGTATCCATCCTTCTCTTGAGTCTTTATGGCAGTGATGTAGTTGGGCTTTATCTCTATGACCGTGGCAGGCACGGCTGTGCCATCCTTGAGAAAAACTCTTGTCATTCCCGCCTTTTTACCTATAAGACCTATCGCCATGGCTATCTCCCTATTATTAGCTCCACATCAACCCCTGCCGGAAGGGTTAAATCTCTCAGAGACTCAATTGTCTGAGAGGTTGCCCTGGTTATGTCCAGTATCCTTCTGTGCTCTCTCATTTCAAAGTGCTCTCTTGACTGGTCAAACTTGTGAGGAGACCTGAGCACCACCCACCTTCTTTTTCTCACCGGAAGAGGTATGGGACCCTTCACCACACCACCTGTCCTCTTGACAGTATCTATTATCTGTTTCACATACTGGTCAAGAAGCCTGTGGTCATAGGACCTGAGTTTTATCCTTATAAGTTCCTGCTCCATAGCTTTCCCTCACTCAATAATCTTAGTGACCACACCAGCACCCACAGTCCTTCCACCCTCTCTTATGGCAAACCTGAGCTGCTCCTCCATAGCCACAGGCTTGACTAGCTCCACCTCTATCTCCACATTGTCACCCGGCATCACCATCTCCTGACCCTCAGGAAGTTTTACCACCGTCCCAGTCACATCAGCCGTCCTGAAGTAAAACTGTGGCCTGTAGTTGAGGAAAAAGGGTGTATGCCTTCCACCTTCCTCCTTGCTAAGCACGTATACCTGCGCCCTGAACTTCCTGTGAGGCTTGACTGTCCCAGGCTTCGCCAACACCTGCCCCCTCTCCACATCGTCCTTGCCCACTCCCCTCAGCAGCACTCCCACGTTGTCCCCCGGTAGCGCCTCATCAAGTATCTTCCTGAACATCTCTATGGATGTGGCCACTGTCTTGAGTGGCTCCTCTCTCAGCCCCACTATCTCCACTTCCTCTCCCGGCTTTAATACCCCTCTCTCCACTCTCCCAGTCACCACTGTTCCACGCCCTGATATGGTAAACACGTCCTCTATGGGCATGAGGAAGGGTTTGTCCGCTTCCCTCTGTGGCGNNNNNNNNNNNNNNNNNNNNNNNNNNNNNNNNNNNNNNNNNNNNNNNNNNNNNNNNNNNNNNNNNNNNNNNNNNNNNNNNNNNNNNNNNNNNNNNNNNNNNNNNNNNNNNNNNNNNNNNNNNNNNNNNNNNNNNNNNNNNNNNNNNNNNNNNN
This window of the Aquificaceae bacterium genome carries:
- the rpmC gene encoding 50S ribosomal protein L29 — protein: MKVEELRKLSLQDLLKKEEELRKELLRLRFKKKIEGLPNPMQIRNTRRDLARVLTLIREKQLRGEA
- the rplP gene encoding 50S ribosomal protein L16; translation: MSFLAPKKTKFRKTQRGTLKGKALRGNRVSFGEYGIQALESCWLTQRQIEAGRIALVRALRKGAKVWIQVFPDKPYTKKPNEVRMGGGKGDPEGFVAVVRPGRILYEFSGVPEEVAEEAHRLVDAKLPIKTRLVRAGGIK
- the rpsC gene encoding 30S ribosomal protein S3, with the translated sequence MGQKTHPIGFRVGVIRDWNSKWFAGKRDYTQLLHEDIRIKEYIKKRYASAGISKVVVERMADKVKVRVLASRPGIIIGRKGAEVEQLKKDIEYITRGKDVVITVDEVRVPELDAQLVAEEIALQIERRVSHRRAMKRAIDNAFKAGAKGVKVQVKGRIGGAELARAEWFLVGRMPLQTLRADIDYGYAVAQTKYGVLGIKVWIYKGDVLKGGKEEIVKKIEEDLKKAEKEV
- the rplV gene encoding 50S ribosomal protein L22; this translates as MEARAVLRYARVSPTKARQVLRIIQGMKAGEALYQLRFIPKKSARIVEGILKSALANAEQKGMDLEKLYIQKAVADEGPMYKKWMPRAHGRATMLRKRTSHITLVLQEKEEE
- the rplB gene encoding 50S ribosomal protein L2 encodes the protein MGVRKLKPVTNGQRHAVLYDFSEVTKSEPEKSLIVHWHRAKGRSRQQGKITSRGRGGGNKRRYRLIDFKRDKSLVPAKVVAIEYDPNRSARIALLQYADGEKRYILWPEGLRVGDSVLSISYEDAEAGKELPEIKVGNALPLKYMPVGTVVHNVELHPGKGGQIARSAGMSAQILGKVGDYVQLRMPSGEIRLVHQRCMATVGVVGLAEHELVKYGKAGRYRWLGWRPKVRGTATNPVDHPHGGGEGKTKGKHPESPWGWKTKGYKTRRGKKYSDNFILVSRKGKPLRGGVK
- the rplW gene encoding 50S ribosomal protein L23 codes for the protein MKRPEEVIIRPIITEKSNRLMEDHKKYTFEVAMDATKHEIRHAIEKLFGVKVVKVNTIIVKPRKKRVIGKFRRYGYTRAYKKAIVTIPPDKEIDLTGV
- the rplD gene encoding 50S ribosomal protein L4 produces the protein MKVLQMELKPEVFGVEVNRHVLWEVVKWQLASRRQGTHSTKTRGEVAYSGRKLLPQKGTGNARHGDRGANIFVGGGVAHGPKPRDYYYALPKKVRRLGLKMALSLKAKENNLLVVDSLDLGDVPRTKKAVELLKKLGIDGEKVLVVLPQKEEVAYKSFRNLPYVRVLPVEGLNVYDMLWADKLLLTAQSLEKIYERLAS
- the rplC gene encoding 50S ribosomal protein L3, with protein sequence MAIGLIGKKAGMTRVFLKDGTAVPATVIEIKPNYITAIKTQEKDGYSALQVGAFEDGEKHLTKPELGHLKKAGKILRRLKEFRVESVGEYQVGQELRVEEVFQPGDLVDVVGRSKGRGFAGTMKRWDFGGFPKSHGHRYHRAVGSIGNRSDPGRVWKSKRMAGHWGNEPIRVQSLLVLDVLPEHNALVVKGSVPGPNGGVVFVEKSTIANRRSQRLKLNRIKGMTESLVKGEVS
- the rpsJ gene encoding 30S ribosomal protein S10, which encodes MEQELIRIKLRSYDHRLLDQYVKQIIDTVKRTGGVVKGPIPLPVRKRRWVVLRSPHKFDQSREHFEMREHRRILDITRATSQTIESLRDLTLPAGVDVELIIGR
- a CDS encoding EF-Tu/IF-2/RF-3 family GTPase encodes the protein PQREADKPFLMPIEDVFTISGRGTVVTGRVERGVLKPGEEVEIVGLREEPLKTVATSIEMFRKILDEALPGDNVGVLLRGVGKDDVERGQVLAKPGTVKPHRKFRAQVYVLSKEEGGRHTPFFLNYRPQFYFRTADVTGTVVKLPEGQEMVMPGDNVEIEVELVKPVAMEEQLRFAIREGGRTVGAGVVTKIIE